In Silene latifolia isolate original U9 population chromosome 3, ASM4854445v1, whole genome shotgun sequence, a single window of DNA contains:
- the LOC141648552 gene encoding S-adenosyl-L-methionine:benzoic acid/salicylic acid carboxyl methyltransferase 3-like translates to MQGDASVGERKNTQEMEVEKVFHMKKGVDHTSYARNSLLQRTISSQAGPIIVESARKVYDTLRPECLMMAEMGCSSGPNSLLLVSKIIDVIDEASRSINCQCPQFGVFLNDLPGNDFNTLFNLLPNFNQGLQEAKGSGFRPCFVSGIPKSFYGRVFPDKFLHFVHSSNSLHWLSQVPKGLVSENGEALNKGNIVLAKSSPPEIHKAYYAQFESDFTLFLRSRSREMVSGGGMVVVLTGSINSDDPDSMLELVGPILQDMVLKGVIEQEKVDEFNMPLYTPTVEEVRKLVEAEESFALNKLETFTTDWSVDTSQTLETQAKFVAKTIRAVVEPLITTAFGHAVMDDLFLMSETRVKERIAKKTGEFFNIVLSVTKKD, encoded by the exons ATGCAAGGCGATGCAAGCGTAGGAGAAAGGAAAAATACACAAGAAATGGAAGTCGAAAAGGTTTTTCATATGAAGAAAGGTGTCGACCACACTAGCTATGCAAGGAACTCTCTATTGCAG AGAACAATATCATCACAGGCTGGACCGATAATTGTAGAAAGCGCAAGGAAAGTCTATGACACCTTAAGGCCAGAGTGCCTTATGATGGCCGAAATGGGTTGTTCTTCAGGACCAAATTCTTTGCTACTAGTCTCGAAAATCATTGACGTAATTGACGAGGCTAGCCGGAGTATAAACTGTCAATGTCCTCAATTCGGAGTGTTCTTAAACGATCTACCCGGGAATGATTTCAATACCTTGTTTAACTTGCTTCCGAATTTCAACCAGGGCTTGCAAGAAGCTAAAGGAAGCGGtttcagaccttgttttgtgtcGGGAATACCCAAGTCGTTTTATGGACGAGTTTTCCCTGACAAATTTCTTCATTTTGTTCACTCATCAAACAGTCTTCACTGGCTTTCTCAG GTACCAAAAGGATTGGTGAGCGAAAATGGCGAAGCATTGAACAAGGGGAACATAGTCTTAGCAAAATCAAGTCCTCCAGAGATACACAAGGCATATTATGCACAATTTGAAAGTGATTTCACGTTGTTTTTAAGGTCACGTTCAAGGGAAATGGTCTCTGGTGGTGGTATGGTCGTGGTTCTCACTGGTAGCATCAATAGTGATGACCCTGACTCGATGCTGGAGTTGGTTGGCCCTATCCTCCAAGATATGGTTTTAAAG GGTGTGATTGAGCAGGAAAAAGTGGACGAGTTCAACATGCCGCTCTATACTCCAACAGTTGAGGAGGTAAGAAAATTAGTCGAGGCTGAAGAATCGTTTGCTCTTAACAAACTTGAAACGTTTACAACTGACTGGAGCGTAGATACCTCTCAAACCCTCGAAACTCAAGCTAAGTTTGTAGCCAAGACCATAAGAGCAGTGGTAGAACCTTTAATTACAACTGCATTTGGTCATGCTGTTATGGACGATTTGTTTCTAATGTCCGAAACACGTGTTAAGGAACGAATTGCTAAAAAAACCGGTGAATTCTTTAACATTGTGCTATCGGTGACCAAGAAAGACTGA
- the LOC141646486 gene encoding putative methyltransferase TCM_000336 codes for MQGDASVGERKNTQEMEVEKVFHMKKGVDHTSYARNSLLQRTISSQNGPIIVESARKVYDTLRPECLMMAEMGCSSGPNSLLLVSKIIDVIDEASRSINCQCPQFGVFLNDLPGNDFNTLFNLLPNFNQGLQEAKGSGFRPCFVSGIPKSFYGRVFPDKFLHFVHSSNSLHWLSQVPKGLVSENGEALNKGNIVLAKSSPP; via the exons ATGCAAGGCGATGCAAGCGTAGGAGAAAGGAAAAATACACAAGAAATGGAAGTCGAAAAGGTTTTTCATATGAAGAAAGGTGTCGACCACACTAGCTATGCAAGGAACTCTCTATTGCAG AGAACAATATCATCACAAAATGGACCGATAATTGTAGAAAGCGCAAGGAAAGTCTATGACACCTTAAGGCCAGAGTGCCTTATGATGGCCGAAATGGGTTGTTCTTCAGGACCAAATTCTTTGCTACTAGTCTCGAAAATCATTGACGTAATTGACGAGGCTAGCCGGAGTATAAACTGTCAATGTCCTCAATTCGGAGTGTTCTTAAACGATCTACCCGGGAATGATTTCAATACCTTGTTTAACTTGCTTCCGAATTTCAACCAGGGCTTGCAAGAAGCTAAAGGAAGCGGtttcagaccttgttttgtgtcGGGAATACCCAAGTCGTTTTATGGACGAGTTTTCCCTGACAAATTTCTTCATTTTGTTCACTCATCAAACAGTCTTCACTGGCTTTCTCAG GTACCAAAAGGATTGGTGAGCGAAAATGGCGAAGCATTGAACAAGGGGAACATAGTCTTAGCAAAATCAAGTCCTCCGTAG
- the LOC141646505 gene encoding putative jasmonic acid carboxyl methyltransferase 2, with product MQGDASVGERKNTQEMEVEKVFHMKKENNIITVGPIIVESARKVYDTLRPECLMMAEMGCSSGPNSLLLVSKIIDVIDEASRSINCQCPQFGVFLNDLPGNDFNTLFNLLPNFNQGLQEAKGSGFRPCFVSGIPKSFYGRVFPDKFLHFVHSSNSLHWLSQVPKGLVSENGEALNKGNIVLAKSSPPEIHKAYYAQFESDFTLFLRSRSREMVSGGGMVVVLTGSINSDDPDSMLELVGPILQDMVLKGVIEREKVDEFNMPLYTPTVEEVRKLVEAEESFALNKLETFTTDWSVDTSQTLETQAKFVAKTIRAKW from the exons ATGCAAGGCGATGCAAGCGTAGGAGAAAGGAAAAATACACAAGAAATGGAAGTCGAAAAGGTTTTTCATATGAAGAAAG AGAACAATATCATCACAGTTGGACCGATAATTGTAGAAAGCGCAAGGAAAGTCTATGACACCTTAAGGCCAGAGTGCCTTATGATGGCCGAAATGGGTTGTTCTTCAGGACCAAATTCTTTGCTACTAGTCTCGAAAATCATTGACGTAATTGACGAGGCTAGCCGGAGTATAAACTGTCAATGTCCTCAATTCGGAGTGTTCTTAAACGATCTACCCGGGAATGATTTCAATACCTTGTTTAACTTGCTTCCGAATTTCAACCAGGGCTTGCAAGAAGCTAAAGGAAGCGGtttcagaccttgttttgtgtcGGGAATACCCAAGTCGTTTTATGGACGAGTTTTCCCTGACAAATTTCTTCATTTTGTTCACTCATCAAACAGTCTTCACTGGCTTTCTCAG GTACCAAAAGGATTGGTGAGCGAAAATGGCGAAGCATTGAACAAGGGGAACATAGTCTTAGCAAAATCAAGTCCTCCAGAGATACACAAGGCATATTATGCACAATTTGAAAGTGATTTCACGTTGTTTTTAAGGTCACGTTCAAGGGAAATGGTCTCTGGTGGTGGTATGGTCGTGGTTCTCACTGGTAGCATCAATAGTGATGACCCTGACTCGATGCTGGAGTTGGTTGGCCCTATCCTCCAAGATATGGTTTTAAAG GGTGTGATTGAGCGAGAAAAAGTGGACGAGTTCAACATGCCGCTCTATACTCCAACAGTTGAGGAGGTAAGAAAATTAGTCGAGGCTGAAGAATCGTTTGCTCTTAACAAACTTGAAACGTTTACAACTGACTGGAGCGTAGATACCTCTCAAACCCTCGAAACTCAAGCTAAGTTTGTAGCCAAGACCATAAGAGCAAAGTGGTAG